The following are encoded in a window of Phaseolus vulgaris cultivar G19833 chromosome 3, P. vulgaris v2.0, whole genome shotgun sequence genomic DNA:
- the LOC137807276 gene encoding choline monooxygenase, chloroplastic-like isoform X1, which produces MQMAMSTQLIPFTSTPRQGQLINLNFPNKSLTITRCVIRNSDVHTSETQRLVHHFNPKTPIEEAVTPPTSWYTDPSFFHLELDRVFYRGWQVVGSTEQIKDPRDYFTGRLGDVEYVVCHDDSGMVRAFHNVCRHHASLLAYGSGKKSCFVCPYHGWTYGFNGALRKATRISGMRNFNVNDFGLLPIKAATWGPFVLLNLEKENVSQKEADSHNVSKEWLGSCSEVLSSSGIDSSLSYVCRREYTIECNWKVFCDNYLDGGYHVPYAHKGLVSGLKMDSYSITMFEKVSIQSCEGSSEKNEENYDRLGRKAIYAFIYPNFMINRYGPWMDTNLVVPLGPNKCKVIFDYYLERSLKNDRDFQEKSLRDSEKVQIEDIVLCEGVQKGLQSPAYSVGRYAPTVEQAMHHFHCLLYENLTK; this is translated from the exons ATGCAAATGGCGATGAGCACGCAGCTGATACCCTTTACCTCTACTCCTCGGCAAGGCCAACTCATAAACCttaattttccaaacaaaaGTTTAACAATCACTCGTTGCGTTATTCGCAATTCAGATGTCCATACATCTGAGACTCAGAGACTTGTCCACCACTTCAACCCGAAGACTCCCATAGAGGAAGCCGTTACCCCCCCAACATCATGGTACACTGACCCCTCTTTCTTCCACCTTGAGCTCGATCGTGTCTTCTACAGAGGCTGGCAAGTAGTGG GATCCACGGAGCAGATAAAGGATCCCCGTGACTATTTCACCGGAAG ACTAGGAGATGTGGAATATGTGGTCTGTCATGATGACAGTGGCATGGTCCGTGCCTTTCACAATGTCTGTCGTCATCATGCTTCTCTTCTTGCTTATGGAAGTGGAAAGAAGTCCTGCTTTGTCTGCCCTTATCAT GGATGGACTTATGGTTTCAATGGAGCACTTAGAAAGGCCACTAGAATATCAGGAATGCGAAATTTCAATGTAAAT GATTTTGGCCTTTTACCAATCAAAGCAGCTACCTGGGGACCTTTTGTTCTTCTCAATCTGGAAAAAGAGAATGTTTCTCAGAAGGAAGCTGATAGTCATAATGTGTCAAAGGAATGGCTGGGTAGCTGTTCAGAAGTACTGAGTTCCAGTGGAATTGATTCTTCACTAAGTTATGTTTGCAGACGTGAATACACAATTGAATGCAATTGGAAG GTATTCTGTGATAACTACTTAGATGGTGGCTATCATGTGCCGTATGCACATAAAGGCCTTGTTTCTGGTCTTAAGATGGATTCCTATTCTATCACT ATGTTTGAAAAGGTTAGCATCCAAAGTTGTGAAGGTAGCTCagagaaaaatgaagagaattaTGATCGACTTGGAAGAAAAGCTATATACGCTTTTATTTACCCAAACTTCATGATTAATAG GTACGGACCTTGGATGGACACCAATCTTGTGGTTCCACTAGGACCCAACAAATGTAAAGTAATATTTGACTACTATCTTGAACGCTCTCTGAAG AATGACAGAGATttccaagaaaaaagtttaCGAGATAGTGAGAAAGTGCAG ATAGAAGATATCGTGTTGTGTGAAGGTGTCCAGAAAGGCCTCCAGTCCCCAGCATATTCTGTCGGTAGATATGCTCCAACGGTTGAGCAGGCCATGCACCATTTTCATTGTCTACTCTATGAAAACCTGACAAAGTAA
- the LOC137807277 gene encoding pentatricopeptide repeat-containing protein At2g37320, with protein MATKLFHQRIQFESMNAFLTRNPSFCLRNPNFRPFSSHKWSPMKSNKGLTNALRVLNLVSPKKRGTDVKSRQSHLRLIDNMLENNATITIPLGHNSPTLRTTTEMSIQSSVLQMEQRFGVDVCFLSQAVSSCGSKRDLWGGIQYHCLAITTGFIANVYVGSSLISFYSRCALLDDAYRMFGEMPVRNVVSWTAIIAGFSQEWRVDMCVELFRQMMGSDLRPNYFTYTSLLSACMGSGALEYGRCAHCQIIHLGFHSYLHIDNALIAMYSKCGAIDEALYIFENMEGRDIVTWNTVISGYAQHGLAQEAISLFEEMLKQGVNPDAVTYLSVLSSCRHGGLIKEGQVYFNSMIEHGVQPELDHYSCIVDLLGRAGLLVEARDFVQNMPVFPNAVVWGSLLSSSRLHGSVQIGIEAAESRLLLEPGCSATLQQLANLYARVGWWNQAARVRKLMKDKGLKPNRGCSWVEVKSKIHRFEAQNKSNSRMTEIVLTMNSLIHHMDSLNLQSQMCEEENIWLSVSQC; from the coding sequence ATGGCCACAAAATTGTTCCATCAAAGGATTCAATTTGAATCAATGAATGCATTCCTTACAAGGAATCCATCATTTTGTCTTAGGAATCCAAATTTTAGGCCTTTCTCTTCCCATAAATGGTCACCCATGAAATCAAACAAAGGCTTAACTAATGCACTAAGAGTCCTTAACCTTGTATCCCCCAAAAAACGTGGTACTGATGTCAAGAGTCGTCAAAGCCATCTGAGGCTCATTGACAACATGTTGGAAAACAATGCAACCATAACCATTCCTCTTGGTCACAATTCACCTACTCTTAGGACTACAACTGAAATGAGTATTCAGTCCTCTGTTCTACAGATGGAACAAAGGTTCGGAGTTGATGTGTGCTTCTTGTCACAAGCTGTGAGCTCATGTGGGTCCAAGCGTGACCTTTGGGGAGGAATTCAGTATCACTGCTTAGCAATAACAACTGGGTTCATTGCCAATGTTTATGTTGGAAGTTCTTTAATAAGTTTTTACAGCAGGTGTGCCTTATTGGACGATGCATACCGTATGTTTGGAGAAATGCCTGTAAGAAATGTAGTTTCGTGGACGGCAATTATTGCTGGGTTTTCACAAGAATGGCGTGTTGACATGTGTGTGGAGCTCTTTCGTCAAATGATGGGATCAGATTTGAGACCAAATTATTTTACGTACACTAGTCTTCTAAGTGCTTGTATGGGCAGTGGAGCACTGGAATATGGGAGATGTGCTCATTGTCAAATAATTCATCTGGGTTTTCACTCTTACCTCCACATTGATAATGCTCTCATTGCTATGTATTCCAAATGTGGGGCAATTGATGAGGCCttgtatatatttgaaaatatggAGGGTAGGGATATTGTCACATGGAATACCGTGATTAGCGGCTATGCTCAGCATGGACTTGCACAAGAGGCAATTAGTCTCTTCGAAGAGATGCTAAAGCAAGGTGTTAATCCTGATGCTGTTACTTACCTCAGTGTATTATCCTCATGCAGACATGGAGGTCTTATCAAAGAAGGTCAAGTTTACTTTAATTCCATGATTGAGCATGGTGTGCAGCCAGAACTAGATCATTATTCTTGCATTGTAGATCTCCTTGGTCGAGCTGGTTTACTTGTGGAGGCTCGTGATTTCGTCCAAAATATGCCTGTTTTTCCCAATGCTGTAGTATGGGGTTCACTACTGTCTTCCTCTAGGCTTCATGGAAGTGTTCAGATTGGTATCGAGGCAGCAGAGAGTAGGTTGTTGCTGGAACCGGGGTGTTCAGCTACACTTCAACAGCTAGCGAATCTATATGCAAGAGTTGGTTGGTGGAATCAGGCTGCACGAGTGCGAAAATTAATGAAAGACAAAGGTCTAAAACCAAATCGTGGTTGTAGTTGGGTTGAAGTGAAAAGCAAAATCCATAGATTTGAAGCACAAAATAAGTCAAACAGCAGAATGACAGAGATTGTTTTAACAATGAATAGTCTGATACACCACATGGATAGTTTAAACCTTCAGTCTCAGATGTGTGAAGAGGAAAATATTTGGCTTTCAGTTTCACAATGCTAA
- the LOC137805574 gene encoding agamous-like MADS-box protein AGL61, whose protein sequence is MDNGDLGAGMDRFKQVEKKKNTGRKKIVIEKIEKSSNKQVTFSKRRVGLFKKASELCILCNVNVAIIVFSPAEKLFCFGHPDVEAIVGNYLKGAKVLVPSASRGSYEESNMQYEEAMRNLALEKKNLTETEALVKGMTRRWWEDPIDQMSERELEQFMVSLYELRKKLTERAGKLFMLSIQ, encoded by the coding sequence ATGGATAACGGTGATCTTGGTGCAGGCATGGATAGGTTTaagcaggtggagaagaagaaaaacacagGGCGGAAGAAGATCGTGATAGAGAAGATTGAGAAATCGAGCAACAAGCAAGTGACATTCTCAAAAAGAAGAGTAGGGCTGTTCAAGAAAGCGAGTGAACTGTGCATTTTGTGCAATGTTAATGTAGCCATAATTGTGTTTTCTCCTGCTGAAAAGTTGTTCTGCTTTGGGCACCCAGATGTGGAAGCCATTGTTGGTAACTACCTGAAGGGAGCGAAGGTGTTGGTACCATCAGCGTCAAGAGGGTCATATGAAGAAAGCAACATGCAGTACGAGGAGGCAATGAGGAATTTGGCGTTGGAAAAGAAGAATCTGACAGAGACTGAAGCATTGGTTAAGGGTATGACCAGAAGGTGGTGGGAGGACCCCATTGATCAGATGAGTGAACGTGAGTTGGAACAGTTTATGGTCTCACTTTATGAGTTGAGGAAGAAATTAACCGAAAGGGCTGGTAAATTGTTCATGCTTTCAATTCAATGA
- the LOC137807276 gene encoding choline monooxygenase, chloroplastic-like isoform X2 — MQMAMSTQLIPFTSTPRQGQLINLNFPNKSLTITRCVIRNSDVHTSETQRLVHHFNPKTPIEEAVTPPTSWYTDPSFFHLELDRVFYRGWQVVGSTEQIKDPRDYFTGRLGDVEYVVCHDDSGMVRAFHNVCRHHASLLAYGSGKKSCFVCPYHGWTYGFNGALRKATRISGMRNFNDFGLLPIKAATWGPFVLLNLEKENVSQKEADSHNVSKEWLGSCSEVLSSSGIDSSLSYVCRREYTIECNWKVFCDNYLDGGYHVPYAHKGLVSGLKMDSYSITMFEKVSIQSCEGSSEKNEENYDRLGRKAIYAFIYPNFMINRYGPWMDTNLVVPLGPNKCKVIFDYYLERSLKNDRDFQEKSLRDSEKVQIEDIVLCEGVQKGLQSPAYSVGRYAPTVEQAMHHFHCLLYENLTK, encoded by the exons ATGCAAATGGCGATGAGCACGCAGCTGATACCCTTTACCTCTACTCCTCGGCAAGGCCAACTCATAAACCttaattttccaaacaaaaGTTTAACAATCACTCGTTGCGTTATTCGCAATTCAGATGTCCATACATCTGAGACTCAGAGACTTGTCCACCACTTCAACCCGAAGACTCCCATAGAGGAAGCCGTTACCCCCCCAACATCATGGTACACTGACCCCTCTTTCTTCCACCTTGAGCTCGATCGTGTCTTCTACAGAGGCTGGCAAGTAGTGG GATCCACGGAGCAGATAAAGGATCCCCGTGACTATTTCACCGGAAG ACTAGGAGATGTGGAATATGTGGTCTGTCATGATGACAGTGGCATGGTCCGTGCCTTTCACAATGTCTGTCGTCATCATGCTTCTCTTCTTGCTTATGGAAGTGGAAAGAAGTCCTGCTTTGTCTGCCCTTATCAT GGATGGACTTATGGTTTCAATGGAGCACTTAGAAAGGCCACTAGAATATCAGGAATGCGAAATTTCAAT GATTTTGGCCTTTTACCAATCAAAGCAGCTACCTGGGGACCTTTTGTTCTTCTCAATCTGGAAAAAGAGAATGTTTCTCAGAAGGAAGCTGATAGTCATAATGTGTCAAAGGAATGGCTGGGTAGCTGTTCAGAAGTACTGAGTTCCAGTGGAATTGATTCTTCACTAAGTTATGTTTGCAGACGTGAATACACAATTGAATGCAATTGGAAG GTATTCTGTGATAACTACTTAGATGGTGGCTATCATGTGCCGTATGCACATAAAGGCCTTGTTTCTGGTCTTAAGATGGATTCCTATTCTATCACT ATGTTTGAAAAGGTTAGCATCCAAAGTTGTGAAGGTAGCTCagagaaaaatgaagagaattaTGATCGACTTGGAAGAAAAGCTATATACGCTTTTATTTACCCAAACTTCATGATTAATAG GTACGGACCTTGGATGGACACCAATCTTGTGGTTCCACTAGGACCCAACAAATGTAAAGTAATATTTGACTACTATCTTGAACGCTCTCTGAAG AATGACAGAGATttccaagaaaaaagtttaCGAGATAGTGAGAAAGTGCAG ATAGAAGATATCGTGTTGTGTGAAGGTGTCCAGAAAGGCCTCCAGTCCCCAGCATATTCTGTCGGTAGATATGCTCCAACGGTTGAGCAGGCCATGCACCATTTTCATTGTCTACTCTATGAAAACCTGACAAAGTAA